GGCTGGCATCGCAGTCATCGCCCTTCCCATCACGAGTGGGCCGCGCGGCTGGCATGACCGGATGAACGATCCCGTCGTGTTCCTGATGGCGCTGAGCTTCGCCGGCGCCGCACTGGTGATCTGGCCACTGGGAAACAACAATGGCGTCCAACCTTAGGAGGAGCAAACCATGAAACGGATCACGCTCATCACCACTGGTATCGTCGCCGCGCTGGCGGTTGGCTGTGCCACGCAGCGGGTCCAGCGGGCGAGCATTGTTGATTTTCTGTACCCGAACAAGGAACGGCCCATCGAACAGGCGTGCGTGCCGACGTTGTCGTTGCCGATGGACGTTGGGATCGTGTTCGTGCCGGGAAAGAACCCGTACGAGGAATCGGCGTTGACCGAAAAGGAAAAGATCGCGCTGATGGAACGGGTGGGCGAGCAGTTCAAGGCGTATCCGTTCATTCGTTCGGTGAATCCGATTCCGACACAATACCTGCAGCCCGGAGGAGGCTTTCCCAACCTCGAACAGGTCGGCACAATGTTCGGGGTGGATGTGATTGTCCTGCTGTCGTACGACCAGGCGCAGTTCACCGACGAGCACCAACTGGCGGCGCTCTCATACTGGACGCTGGTTGGCGCGTACGTGGTACCGGCGGAACGAAACACGACGCACACCATGATCGATGCCGCAGTGTATCACCTGCCGAGCCACAAGATGCTGTTCCGAGCGCCCGGCATCAGCCGGGTGCGGCGGCATTCCACGCCCGTCGACCTGATAGCAGCGTTGCGAGAGGATGAACACCAAGGGTTTACGAAGGCAAGTGATGACCTGGCGGTCAACCTCAAGGAGCAGCTCGATGTGTTTCGCGAGAAGGCCCGCAAGGCACCGGACGAGTACAAGGTCGTCGCCAAGACGGGGTACGATCTCAAGGCGGTCGGCGAACTCGATGGCGTAACGTTGCTACTGCTGGCTGTGCTTGCTGGGGGGACATGCTTGTGCGTTCGCGATCAAAGTTCCCGTGGGTAACGCTGGCGGTGATCGTGCTTGCTGTAGTGGCGAGGACGGTCCCGGCGCTGTCGCGCTGGTTGGTGTTCGACCGCGCCGCCATCATCGATGGCCAGTGGTGGCGGCTGGTGACCGGCAACTGGGTACATTTCTCGACTGACCACCTGCTGGCGGACACGGTTGCCGTCGGGGCTGCGGGCAGTTTGATTGAACGAAGGGAAGGGACACGGCCGATTTGGTTTTACGCGGCGACTGCGATCGGGGTGGGGTTGGCCGTGCTGTTTCTTGCACCGGGGATTGCCGCATACGGGGGATTATCCGGAGTAGCTTGCGGCGCCTTCGGATACCTCGCGCTCGATGAAATCAGACGATCCAGGGTGCGTCGGTGGTTGCCTGTTTTGGTTTTGGGGTTGCTCGTTGCGAAGTTGGGGTGGGAATACGGGACGGGACGGGCGCTATTCGTGAATACGCACGACGGCATGATGGTCCTGCCGCTGGCACACGTGGCCGGTTTGTTGAGTGGTTTCGGATATTGGGCGTTCGACGCTCGGCTGGCGCGCCAATAACTGAAAGGGGTGATGTCCGTTGGGAGACAACAAGGTAATGCGTCAGCCAAGTCGGGGGGGGCGGGCACTGTGCCCGCCCCTTAAAACTTGAAATAGACCGGCGGGAAGCTTCGCCCGCATTTGTATCCAGTTAGGTTGAAGCCCGGACGGTTTTGGTGCTGACACCCGACCCGGCCTCCCAGCGGGCGGATTTGTGACCTGAATGTGTCACGTACTCCCCGGATCTGTCATGACCGTCTTCCAGGGTAAAAAAGCGCGTAAAACACGCATAAGGTCTGACTTTTTGGGTCTTTTCCAGATTTCAGGTCCCAATGCGCTTTTGTTCTTGCAACAGGCAGGAGAAAGGCTAATAATTGTTGACTAGACCGAGGCAGTACAAGAAGAGAATGGTATTCACTGAATAATGGCCACCGGGCGCAAGGCGGTGTGGCTCGAACGTCGAAAGGAGAAAGGTTAAGATGCGCAAGATGACAGCGGTTTGGTTGGATAGGGTGGCCAAGCGCGCCTTTACGCTTATCGAGTTGCTCGTGGTCATAGCCATCATCGGCATTTTGGCGGCGATGTTGTTGCCCGCCCTGAACAAGGCCCGGGAGAAAGCCAATCAGGCCTATTGTCTCAATAGCATGCACCAGTGGGGCTTGGGCTTTAACCTCTATCAGGACGACTGGAGCGAGTATTTTCCCTACGAGGGCAACGCATCGGATGCGATCAATGCAAATTTCAACCCGGCCGCCTGGTACAATGTAATTCCACCTTACCTGGGTCAGCCCAGTTTGACTCAACTCTATAACGCTAATAAGCAACCAGTGCCTTCCACGAAGAGCATCTGGATGTGTCCGAGCGCGAAGAATAAGACCGTCGACCCGGCAACCTTGACGCTTGCGAACCCATTTTTTATGTATGCGTTCAACTCACGCATGGATCCAAACGGAGCGAGACAATTCAAGCGTTCGGATTTGACCGAGCCCACCACCACCATCGTTCTCGCAGAGAGCGACGAAGGCAGCTTCTCGACGGCAACGGGCAACCATTGCCCGCCCCGGCACTCGGGTGGCGGCAATTTCGTTATGGGCGATGGCCACGCGGAATGGGTCGGGCTTAACAGCTACGCCAGGCAGGGTAATCCCGCCGGATGTCCCGCGTTTCTTAATTTCTCGGAGTCGGACTCCTCGTCGTTGGGCGATTGGAAGAAGGGCGTGCCTTATCATTGGTTTCCTTTTGCGGGCGCCCCGACCTAAGCGGGGTCGGTGCGGGAATAGTTAATGCTTTTGGGTAAACCTCTAAACAAAAAAGACGGAAGAAAGAAGCAGGGAGAGGATAATGAAGAAGATTATCATTTCGGTCATTGCATTGGCGGCGGCGCTGGCAACGGGCGCTTGGGCGGCTAATTTCACACCTGGGAACATAGTGGTTTATCGCGTCGGCGACGGGTCGACAAACGCCCTGGTAAGTTCCGGCAGTCCGGTTTTCCTGGATGAGATCAACATCGCTGACGGAAGCACGGTCCAGTCGGTTTCAATCCCCACCAACAGCTATTTCGGGGCGAACGCTCCACTGATTGCCAGCGGGACGGCGGTCTCGGAAGGGTTGATGACGCGGTCGATCGACGGGCGCTTTTTGGTCTTTACCGGCTTTGCGACGAGCATCGGGGCCGGCTCTTCTTCATTGGCCACTCTCCAAGCGACGACGGTTCCACGGGTAATCGGAACGATTGACCAGTCCGGCCATCTGAACACGTCCACGATACTCACCAACTCACTGTCGAATGCGGAAGATATCCGTACAGCGGTGAGCACCGACGGGACCAATCTCTGGTTGAGCGGCGACAGCAGCGGTTTGCGCTATACGACACGGGGATCCACCTTGGCCGCGCAACTCAGTAGTTTCGTGACCAATCTTCGCCAGGTTAATATCTACAGTAACACGCTCTATTTCAGTGATGCGTCCGGTACCGCGATCCGCATTGGCACGGCGGTGACCAACGGGATCCCGAACACCTCGACGAATGCTTTGCCAACACTGGCCGGCACCGGTTTTCAGGCCAGCCTATCGAACTTTCCAGCGGGCACAGGCAGTCCGTATGCCTTCGCGCTTTTCCAATTGCCCGGCGGTACCAACACGCTGAACACGCTGTATGTGGCCGACGACGGCGGTAACGGCGGGATCTACAAGTATTCA
This Verrucomicrobiia bacterium DNA region includes the following protein-coding sequences:
- the rrtA gene encoding rhombosortase gives rise to the protein MRSRSKFPWVTLAVIVLAVVARTVPALSRWLVFDRAAIIDGQWWRLVTGNWVHFSTDHLLADTVAVGAAGSLIERREGTRPIWFYAATAIGVGLAVLFLAPGIAAYGGLSGVACGAFGYLALDEIRRSRVRRWLPVLVLGLLVAKLGWEYGTGRALFVNTHDGMMVLPLAHVAGLLSGFGYWAFDARLARQ
- a CDS encoding prepilin-type N-terminal cleavage/methylation domain-containing protein, whose amino-acid sequence is MRKMTAVWLDRVAKRAFTLIELLVVIAIIGILAAMLLPALNKAREKANQAYCLNSMHQWGLGFNLYQDDWSEYFPYEGNASDAINANFNPAAWYNVIPPYLGQPSLTQLYNANKQPVPSTKSIWMCPSAKNKTVDPATLTLANPFFMYAFNSRMDPNGARQFKRSDLTEPTTTIVLAESDEGSFSTATGNHCPPRHSGGGNFVMGDGHAEWVGLNSYARQGNPAGCPAFLNFSESDSSSLGDWKKGVPYHWFPFAGAPT
- the rhlP gene encoding rhombotarget lipoprotein (RhlP (RHombo-target LipoProtein) is a family of predicted lipoproteins that, in general, co-occurs with a form of rhombosortase, and that has an apparent cleavage site for that enzyme, a GlyGly motif, near the C-terminus.), producing the protein MKRITLITTGIVAALAVGCATQRVQRASIVDFLYPNKERPIEQACVPTLSLPMDVGIVFVPGKNPYEESALTEKEKIALMERVGEQFKAYPFIRSVNPIPTQYLQPGGGFPNLEQVGTMFGVDVIVLLSYDQAQFTDEHQLAALSYWTLVGAYVVPAERNTTHTMIDAAVYHLPSHKMLFRAPGISRVRRHSTPVDLIAALREDEHQGFTKASDDLAVNLKEQLDVFREKARKAPDEYKVVAKTGYDLKAVGELDGVTLLLLAVLAGGTCLCVRDQSSRG